In Asanoa sp. WMMD1127, one genomic interval encodes:
- the leuD gene encoding 3-isopropylmalate dehydratase small subunit produces MEKFTVHTGTAVPLRRSNVDTDQIIPAVYLKRVTRTGFADGLFSAWREDPSFVLNDPAYAGGTVLVAGPEFGTGSSREHAVWALRDHGFRAVVSPRFGDIFRGNALKEGLLPVELELPAVEQLWALVEADPTTSVTVDLERRELRAGDHVWAFPLDDFSRWRLLEGLDDIGLTLRHEAEITEYEQRRPAFLPAIG; encoded by the coding sequence ATGGAGAAGTTCACCGTGCACACCGGCACCGCCGTCCCGCTGCGGCGGTCCAACGTGGATACCGACCAGATCATCCCGGCGGTGTACCTCAAGCGGGTGACCCGCACCGGCTTCGCCGACGGTCTGTTCAGCGCCTGGCGCGAGGACCCGTCGTTCGTCCTCAACGACCCGGCGTACGCCGGCGGCACGGTGCTCGTGGCCGGTCCGGAGTTCGGCACCGGGTCATCGCGCGAGCACGCGGTGTGGGCCTTGCGGGACCACGGTTTCCGCGCCGTCGTCTCGCCGCGGTTCGGCGACATCTTCCGTGGCAACGCCCTCAAGGAAGGCCTGCTGCCGGTCGAGCTCGAACTGCCCGCTGTGGAACAGCTGTGGGCGCTCGTCGAAGCGGATCCGACCACGTCGGTGACCGTCGACCTGGAGCGCCGCGAACTCCGTGCGGGTGACCACGTTTGGGCGTTCCCGCTCGACGATTTCAGCCGTTGGCGGCTCCTCGAAGGGCTCGACGACATCGGCCTGACCTTGCGCCACGAGGCGGAAATCACGGAGTATGAGCAGCGTCGACCGGCTTTTCTGCCGGCAATCGGCTAG
- a CDS encoding HU family DNA-binding protein has protein sequence MNKAELIEALAARLGDRKTATAALDAVLAEVQQAVTKGDRVAITGFGVFEKRVRGARTARNPRTGEAVKVKKTSVPAFRAGAGFKEMVAAGRVPKAAAAKKTTAKATTAKATPAKSTTATKAAAAKKTATATKKAAPAKTAAKSTATKSTTARKAATAKKTSSAAAKKTTTARTTAAAKKAPARKAPAKKAR, from the coding sequence GTGAACAAAGCCGAGCTCATCGAGGCGCTCGCCGCTCGCCTGGGGGACCGGAAGACGGCGACGGCGGCGCTCGACGCGGTCCTCGCCGAGGTCCAGCAGGCGGTCACCAAGGGAGACCGGGTGGCCATCACCGGTTTCGGTGTCTTCGAAAAGCGCGTGCGTGGTGCCCGAACAGCCCGCAACCCGCGCACCGGTGAAGCGGTGAAGGTCAAGAAGACGTCCGTTCCGGCGTTCCGCGCCGGCGCCGGCTTCAAGGAGATGGTCGCCGCCGGCCGCGTGCCGAAGGCGGCCGCCGCCAAGAAGACCACCGCCAAGGCCACCACGGCGAAGGCGACGCCCGCGAAGTCGACGACCGCCACGAAGGCGGCCGCGGCCAAGAAGACCGCCACCGCGACGAAGAAGGCCGCTCCCGCCAAGACGGCCGCCAAGTCGACGGCGACGAAGTCGACGACCGCCCGCAAGGCGGCCACCGCCAAGAAGACCAGCAGCGCGGCCGCCAAGAAGACCACGACGGCCCGCACCACCGCCGCGGCCAAGAAGGCTCCGGCCCGGAAGGCGCCGGCCAAGAAGGCCCGCTGA
- a CDS encoding IclR family transcriptional regulator → MSGVGVLDKAVVILAACVDGASLAELVERTRLPRATAHRLAQALEIHRMLVRDTQGRWRPGPRLGELANAAPDVLLTAAEPLLSALRDATGESAQLYLRRADERICVAAAERASGLRDTVPVGSVLPMTAGSAAQILLAWEPPEAVMPLLPRCKFTGRTLAEVRRRGWAQSVAEREPGVASVSAPIRDRTGRVIASISVSGPIERLGRRPGDRHAMAVVRAGQRLSGL, encoded by the coding sequence ATGAGCGGTGTCGGCGTCCTCGACAAGGCGGTGGTGATCCTCGCGGCCTGTGTCGACGGCGCCAGCCTGGCCGAACTCGTGGAGCGGACCCGGTTGCCCCGGGCCACCGCCCACCGCTTGGCGCAGGCGCTGGAGATCCATCGCATGCTCGTGCGCGACACACAGGGACGCTGGCGCCCCGGCCCCCGCCTGGGCGAGCTGGCCAACGCGGCGCCCGATGTGCTGCTCACCGCCGCCGAGCCGCTGCTGTCCGCATTGCGAGACGCGACGGGCGAGAGCGCCCAGCTCTATCTGCGCCGTGCCGACGAACGGATCTGCGTCGCCGCCGCGGAACGCGCCAGTGGCCTGCGCGACACGGTGCCGGTCGGCTCGGTCCTACCGATGACGGCCGGCTCGGCCGCCCAGATCCTGCTCGCCTGGGAGCCGCCGGAGGCGGTCATGCCCCTGCTGCCACGCTGCAAGTTTACCGGCAGGACACTCGCGGAGGTCCGGCGTCGCGGTTGGGCCCAGAGCGTTGCCGAGCGGGAGCCTGGCGTGGCCAGCGTCTCGGCCCCCATCCGTGACCGGACCGGGCGCGTGATCGCCTCGATCAGCGTCTCGGGACCCATCGAGCGGCTCGGCCGCCGCCCCGGCGACCGCCACGCGATGGCTGTGGTCCGCGCCGGCCAACGCCTCTCCGGCCTCTGA
- the leuC gene encoding 3-isopropylmalate dehydratase large subunit, whose product MVGVTPKPTTPRTLAEKVWDAHVVRSAEGEPDLLFIDLHLLHEVTSPQAFDGLRTAGRTVRRTDLTLATEDHNTPTGYSDPAFNLRRGDPLTIADPTSRTQIETLRRNCAEFGIRLHPLGDDNQGIVHVIGPQLGVTQPGMTIVCGDSHTATHGAFGALAFGIGTSEVEHVLATQTLPQSRPKTMAVNVVGDLAPGVTAKDLVLALIAQVGTGGGRGHIVEYRGEAIRNLSMEGRMTIANMSIEWGAKAGMIAPDETTYAYLKGRPYAPQGDAWDAALDHWRSLPTDDGAVFDTEVTLDATRISPFVTWGTNPGQGVPLNSSVPAPADFESDAERVAATRALEYMALTPGTPMRDLAVDVVFVGSCTNGRLEDLRAAAEVIRGHRVAEGVRMLVVPGSAAVREAAEMEGLDKVFADAGAEWRFAGCSMCLGMNPDTLSPGQRCASTSNRNFEGRQGRGGRTHLVSPPVAAATAVRGRLASPADL is encoded by the coding sequence ATGGTGGGAGTCACTCCGAAGCCAACGACGCCGAGGACCCTGGCCGAGAAGGTCTGGGACGCTCACGTGGTGCGATCCGCCGAGGGCGAGCCGGATCTGCTCTTCATCGACCTGCACCTCCTGCACGAGGTGACGAGCCCGCAGGCGTTCGACGGGCTGCGCACCGCGGGCCGCACGGTGCGGCGCACCGATCTCACGCTGGCGACCGAGGACCACAACACACCCACGGGTTACAGCGACCCGGCGTTCAACCTTCGGCGCGGCGACCCGTTGACGATCGCCGACCCGACGTCGCGGACCCAGATCGAGACGCTGCGCCGCAACTGCGCCGAGTTCGGCATCCGGCTGCACCCGCTGGGCGACGACAACCAGGGCATCGTGCACGTCATCGGCCCGCAGCTCGGGGTGACCCAGCCCGGCATGACGATCGTGTGCGGCGACTCACACACCGCCACCCACGGCGCTTTCGGCGCGCTGGCGTTCGGCATCGGCACGAGCGAGGTCGAGCACGTGCTGGCCACCCAGACGCTGCCGCAGAGCCGGCCGAAGACCATGGCCGTCAACGTGGTCGGCGACCTGGCGCCCGGCGTGACCGCCAAAGACCTTGTGCTGGCGCTGATCGCGCAGGTGGGCACCGGCGGCGGCCGCGGCCACATCGTGGAATACCGGGGCGAGGCGATCCGCAACCTCTCGATGGAGGGGCGGATGACGATCGCCAACATGTCCATCGAGTGGGGCGCCAAGGCCGGCATGATCGCGCCGGACGAGACCACCTACGCCTACCTCAAGGGCCGGCCGTACGCGCCGCAGGGTGACGCCTGGGACGCCGCCCTGGACCACTGGCGCAGCCTGCCGACCGACGACGGCGCGGTCTTCGACACCGAGGTGACCCTCGACGCCACCCGGATCAGCCCGTTCGTCACCTGGGGCACCAACCCCGGCCAGGGCGTTCCGTTGAACAGCAGCGTCCCGGCGCCGGCCGATTTCGAGTCCGACGCGGAACGCGTGGCGGCGACGCGGGCGCTGGAATACATGGCCCTGACGCCCGGCACGCCGATGCGCGACCTCGCGGTCGACGTGGTGTTCGTCGGCTCCTGCACCAACGGGCGGCTGGAGGACCTGCGCGCCGCGGCCGAGGTGATCCGCGGCCATCGGGTCGCCGAGGGCGTACGCATGCTCGTGGTGCCCGGTTCCGCCGCGGTGCGCGAGGCCGCCGAGATGGAGGGCCTCGACAAGGTCTTCGCCGACGCGGGCGCCGAGTGGCGGTTCGCCGGCTGCTCCATGTGTCTGGGCATGAACCCCGACACGCTCTCGCCCGGCCAGCGTTGCGCCTCCACGTCCAACCGCAACTTCGAGGGCCGTCAGGGCCGCGGCGGCCGCACCCACCTCGTCTCGCCACCCGTCGCCGCCGCCACCGCCGTGCGCGGTCGGCTGGCGTCGCCGGCGGACCTGTGA
- a CDS encoding fumarylacetoacetate hydrolase family protein: protein MRIALFAHSNGQSFGVVEGEAGAGPEALTVAEIEGLPFGEIKFTNRRWALADVRLLPPMLPRKIIAVGRNYVEHASELGNEVPKEPLLFLKPPSSVIGPGDAIELPIQSKQVEHEAELAVVIGLQGARRVDRAGAERAIFGYTCANDVTARDLQRTDGQWTRAKGFDTFCPIGPWIVTDLDVSNLEVRCEVGRPPEELEVRQLGNTRDMVFDIPTIVSYVSHVMTLGPGDVILTGTPAGVSPILAGETVSVRIEGIGELVNPVTAIE from the coding sequence GTGCGTATCGCTTTGTTCGCCCATTCCAACGGGCAGTCCTTCGGCGTGGTCGAGGGTGAGGCCGGCGCGGGACCCGAGGCGCTGACCGTGGCCGAGATCGAGGGCCTGCCGTTCGGCGAGATCAAGTTCACCAACCGGCGCTGGGCCCTGGCCGACGTGCGGCTGCTGCCCCCGATGCTGCCCCGCAAGATCATCGCGGTGGGCCGCAACTATGTCGAGCACGCCTCCGAGCTGGGCAACGAGGTGCCCAAGGAGCCGCTGCTCTTCCTCAAGCCCCCGTCGTCCGTCATCGGGCCCGGTGACGCGATCGAGCTGCCGATCCAGTCCAAGCAGGTCGAGCACGAGGCCGAGCTGGCCGTGGTGATCGGCCTCCAGGGCGCCCGCCGGGTCGACCGGGCCGGCGCCGAGCGGGCCATCTTCGGCTACACCTGCGCCAACGACGTGACCGCGCGCGATCTCCAGCGCACCGACGGCCAGTGGACCAGGGCCAAGGGATTCGACACCTTCTGCCCGATCGGCCCGTGGATCGTCACCGACCTGGACGTCAGCAACCTGGAGGTCCGCTGCGAGGTCGGCCGGCCACCGGAGGAGCTCGAGGTCCGCCAACTCGGCAACACCCGCGACATGGTCTTCGACATCCCGACGATCGTGTCCTACGTCTCCCACGTGATGACCCTCGGCCCGGGCGACGTGATCCTGACCGGCACACCCGCCGGAGTCAGCCCCATCCTCGCCGGCGAAACCGTCTCGGTGCGGATCGAAGGCATCGGTGAGCTGGTCAACCCGGTCACAGCCATCGAATGA
- a CDS encoding alpha/beta fold hydrolase: MYSTSRSLEGDVLIQDVSYPGPTGEPVHAWLVEPAAPGRYPGVLYLHWYEPPNPTSSRQEFLDEAVARARQGAVALLPDLRFPWAGEVVGDQRDLDGVLAQTAQLRAGLDLLTARPDVDRVAIVGHDYGGMYGLLLASAAPEQLRAVVAMNVDATFGNWFATYFLGLAADATVAYERLFTAVDPIRFLADRGGVPLLLQFGVPDPFVPDSTRRALLSVAAPPTDCRLYPGAGHELDAAARADREAWLTAKLAG; the protein is encoded by the coding sequence GTGTATTCGACGTCACGCTCATTAGAAGGCGACGTCCTGATCCAGGACGTCAGCTATCCGGGACCGACCGGCGAGCCCGTCCACGCCTGGCTGGTCGAGCCGGCGGCGCCGGGCCGTTACCCGGGGGTGCTTTACCTCCACTGGTACGAGCCACCCAACCCGACCAGCAGCCGCCAGGAGTTCCTCGACGAGGCGGTGGCCCGGGCCCGGCAGGGCGCCGTCGCGCTGCTGCCCGACCTGCGCTTCCCGTGGGCCGGAGAGGTGGTCGGCGACCAGCGCGACCTCGACGGCGTGCTGGCGCAGACGGCCCAGCTGCGGGCCGGCCTCGACCTGCTCACCGCCCGGCCCGACGTCGACCGGGTGGCGATCGTGGGGCACGACTACGGCGGCATGTACGGGCTGCTGCTGGCCTCCGCCGCGCCCGAGCAGCTGCGCGCCGTGGTCGCGATGAACGTCGACGCCACCTTCGGCAACTGGTTCGCGACCTACTTCCTGGGCCTGGCCGCCGACGCCACGGTCGCCTACGAGCGGCTCTTCACGGCGGTCGACCCGATCCGGTTCCTCGCGGACCGCGGCGGCGTGCCCCTGCTGCTCCAGTTCGGCGTGCCGGACCCGTTCGTGCCCGACTCCACGCGCCGGGCGCTCCTGTCGGTGGCCGCGCCGCCCACCGACTGCCGCCTCTACCCGGGCGCCGGCCACGAGCTCGACGCGGCCGCACGGGCCGACCGGGAGGCCTGGTTGACCGCGAAGCTGGCGGGTTAG
- a CDS encoding CGNR zinc finger domain-containing protein: protein MLSVELRPARPIAHALGGRLSLALVNSVLWRRSGEPIERLADYHGLAGYVRDAGGIDDAALAALEAEATADPTAARAALERALNLREALFRLFSAVAAGVEPDGADVAVLDRAFRAGLRQVRVGVGAGRGFRPGWTGLDVPAWEAAVDAVAVLGSPDAPPLKQCPGETCGWLFVDESRNHSRQWCDSRMCGNRARARRHYQKQRAG from the coding sequence GTGTTGAGCGTCGAACTGCGGCCCGCCCGGCCGATCGCGCACGCCCTGGGCGGCCGGCTGTCGCTGGCGTTGGTCAACAGCGTGCTGTGGCGCCGCTCCGGCGAGCCGATCGAGCGGCTCGCCGACTACCACGGGCTCGCCGGCTACGTGCGCGACGCGGGCGGGATCGACGACGCCGCCCTGGCCGCCCTGGAGGCCGAGGCGACCGCCGACCCGACCGCTGCCCGGGCCGCCCTGGAGAGGGCGCTCAACCTGCGGGAGGCGCTGTTCCGGCTCTTCTCCGCGGTCGCGGCCGGCGTGGAGCCCGACGGCGCCGACGTGGCCGTGCTGGACCGGGCGTTCCGGGCCGGCCTGCGCCAGGTGCGGGTGGGCGTGGGCGCCGGGCGCGGCTTCCGCCCCGGCTGGACCGGGCTCGACGTGCCGGCCTGGGAGGCGGCCGTGGACGCGGTGGCGGTGCTCGGCTCACCCGACGCCCCGCCGCTCAAGCAGTGCCCGGGGGAGACCTGCGGCTGGCTGTTCGTCGACGAGAGCCGCAACCACAGTAGACAGTGGTGCGACAGCCGGATGTGCGGCAACCGGGCCCGGGCCCGGCGGCACTACCAGAAGCAGCGGGCCGGCTAG
- a CDS encoding 3-methyladenine DNA glycosylase, producing MTVLARHIWVARRHAHEQRVDGWTGPHLSRRKAGRRHPVEDFLFTYYSHRPAQLRRWHPGAGVVLADATVEDLGRDYVAGPAGVTVDIEGVRARRADSIPWIRALLANTAARPAQLGCFGLHEWAMVYRQTQQEIRHDAWPLRLSPAATAAVVEERGVRCSHFDAYRFFTAPARPLNVLTPTRERQHELEQPGCLHANMDLYKWAYKLSPLVPSELVADCFALARDIRALDMRASPYDLAELGYAPVRIETAAGRAEYATAQRAFADAAASLRARLVAAIDAI from the coding sequence ATGACGGTTCTGGCGCGGCACATCTGGGTCGCCCGCCGGCACGCGCACGAGCAGCGGGTCGACGGGTGGACCGGCCCGCACCTGAGCCGCCGCAAGGCCGGCCGCCGGCATCCCGTCGAGGACTTCCTGTTCACCTACTACTCCCACCGGCCGGCCCAGCTGCGCCGCTGGCACCCGGGCGCCGGCGTGGTGCTGGCCGATGCCACCGTCGAGGACCTCGGCCGGGACTACGTCGCCGGGCCCGCGGGCGTCACCGTCGACATCGAGGGGGTACGCGCGCGGCGGGCCGACTCGATCCCCTGGATCCGCGCCCTGCTCGCCAACACCGCCGCCCGCCCGGCCCAACTGGGCTGTTTCGGGCTGCACGAGTGGGCGATGGTCTACCGGCAGACCCAGCAGGAGATCCGGCACGACGCCTGGCCGCTGCGGCTCTCCCCCGCGGCCACCGCGGCCGTGGTCGAGGAGCGCGGGGTGCGGTGCAGCCACTTCGACGCGTACCGGTTCTTCACGGCGCCGGCCCGGCCCCTCAACGTGCTGACCCCGACCCGCGAGCGCCAGCATGAGCTCGAGCAGCCGGGCTGCCTGCACGCCAACATGGACCTCTACAAGTGGGCCTACAAGCTCTCCCCATTGGTGCCCAGCGAGCTCGTGGCCGACTGTTTCGCGCTGGCCCGCGACATCCGGGCCCTGGACATGCGGGCGAGTCCGTACGACCTGGCGGAGCTGGGCTATGCGCCGGTGCGGATCGAGACCGCGGCCGGGCGGGCCGAGTACGCCACCGCCCAACGCGCGTTCGCCGACGCGGCCGCGAGCCTGCGCGCCCGCCTGGTCGCCGCGATCGACGCGATCTAG